One stretch of Microbacterium terrae DNA includes these proteins:
- a CDS encoding MFS transporter: MPPQGAIVAVLAIAGLASSFMFTLVVPIQSKLPELLDASREDTAWVVTSTLLAAAVITPIAGRLGDMYGKRRIVMWLLALLVLGSVIAALSTGIVGIIIGRALQGAVTGVIPLGISILRDVLHENRVDSAIALISATLGVGGAIGLPISALITERSDWHLLFWVAAGLGAVVFALVWWIVPVSVLRTAGRFDYVGAAGLAVGLIGVLLAVSRGNEWGWGSPAVLVSGIGGIAVLLLWGWYELRIDEPLLDLRVAARPAVLLTNIASIAMGFSLFASNVVYPQILELPIAVGGFGLSLLAASLVVMPAGLVMMVISPFSGQLARTVGPKLLLVVGALALLATYSFTLVFQSEVWHLVVANIGIGVGIGFGYAAMPMLIMRSVPQSETGASNGLNALFRSLGTSTAAAVIGAVLASYAIDVDGVPVPSGFSFQLSFVLGGAAALVAFAVAVFIPRHSDPHERHPSLPE, encoded by the coding sequence ATGCCCCCGCAGGGGGCGATCGTCGCGGTGCTCGCGATCGCCGGGCTCGCTTCATCGTTCATGTTCACGCTCGTCGTGCCGATCCAGTCGAAGCTGCCCGAACTCCTCGATGCGAGCCGCGAAGACACCGCCTGGGTGGTGACCTCCACGCTCCTCGCGGCCGCGGTCATCACCCCGATCGCGGGCCGCCTCGGCGACATGTACGGCAAGCGCCGCATCGTGATGTGGCTGCTCGCGCTCCTCGTGCTCGGCTCGGTGATCGCCGCCCTCTCCACCGGGATCGTCGGCATCATCATCGGTCGCGCCCTGCAGGGCGCCGTCACCGGCGTCATCCCGCTGGGCATCTCGATCCTCCGCGACGTGCTGCACGAGAACCGCGTCGACTCGGCCATCGCCCTCATCAGCGCGACACTCGGCGTCGGCGGCGCGATCGGGCTTCCGATCAGCGCCCTCATCACCGAGCGCAGCGACTGGCATCTGCTCTTCTGGGTCGCCGCGGGCCTCGGCGCCGTGGTCTTCGCGCTGGTGTGGTGGATCGTGCCGGTGAGCGTGCTGCGCACCGCCGGGCGATTCGACTACGTCGGCGCCGCCGGCCTCGCGGTCGGCCTCATCGGCGTCCTGCTGGCGGTGTCGCGCGGCAACGAATGGGGCTGGGGATCGCCGGCGGTGCTCGTGAGCGGCATCGGCGGCATCGCGGTGCTGCTGCTGTGGGGCTGGTACGAGCTGCGCATCGACGAGCCGCTGCTCGATCTGCGCGTCGCCGCGCGGCCCGCGGTGCTCCTCACCAACATCGCCTCGATCGCGATGGGCTTCTCGCTGTTCGCGTCGAACGTCGTCTACCCGCAGATCCTCGAGCTGCCGATCGCCGTCGGCGGCTTCGGGCTGTCACTGCTGGCCGCGAGTCTCGTGGTCATGCCGGCCGGCCTCGTGATGATGGTCATCTCGCCGTTCTCCGGGCAGCTGGCCCGCACCGTCGGCCCGAAGCTGCTGCTCGTCGTCGGCGCGCTCGCCCTCCTCGCGACCTACTCGTTCACCCTCGTCTTCCAGTCCGAGGTGTGGCACCTGGTGGTCGCGAACATCGGCATCGGCGTGGGCATCGGCTTCGGCTATGCGGCCATGCCGATGCTCATCATGCGCTCGGTCCCCCAGTCCGAGACCGGCGCCTCCAACGGCCTCAACGCGCTGTTCCGCTCGCTCGGCACGAGCACCGCGGCGGCGGTCATCGGCGCCGTGCTCGCCTCCTACGCGATCGACGTCGACGGGGTCCCCGTGCCGAGCGGCTTCTCCTTCCAGCTGTCGTTCGTGCTGGGCGGCGCAGCCGCACTCGTGGCGTTCGCGGTGGCCGTGTTCATCCCCCGCCACAGCGATCCCCACGAGCGGCATCCCTCGCTTCCCGAGTGA
- a CDS encoding DUF4870 domain-containing protein, with protein MTTPPPPPIPPQHYGAAPVQPMSPADEKLWATLINVGGVFFSFFPALIGYLVLKDRGPFVRAHSATALNFQLTLIIAYIVGSILSVIVIGIFILIAAYVLNIVFCIVAAVKANQGQWYTYPMAIAFVR; from the coding sequence GTGACCACGCCTCCTCCGCCCCCGATCCCTCCGCAGCACTACGGCGCAGCCCCGGTGCAGCCGATGAGCCCCGCCGACGAGAAGCTGTGGGCCACCCTGATCAACGTCGGCGGTGTGTTCTTCAGCTTCTTCCCCGCGCTGATCGGCTACCTCGTCCTGAAGGACCGCGGGCCGTTCGTCCGTGCACACTCCGCGACGGCGCTGAACTTCCAGCTCACGCTGATCATCGCCTACATCGTGGGCAGCATCCTCAGCGTCATCGTCATCGGCATCTTCATCCTCATCGCGGCCTACGTGCTGAACATCGTGTTCTGCATCGTCGCCGCCGTGAAGGCGAACCAGGGTCAGTGGTACACGTACCCGATGGCGATCGCCTTCGTGCGCTGA
- a CDS encoding peptide MFS transporter, whose protein sequence is MDAQDGREPEQIPVGPPDGAAAAAATAGDGAIAADSSGTDAAAVTATGGQGVTDTRFFGQPRALATVFGVEMWERFSFYGMQGILLLYMYFSVSDGGLGIDREIATGIVGAYGGSVYLATILGAWLADRILGSERVLFYSAIVIMAGHIALAVLPNVWGLGVGLVLVALGSGGLKANATAVVGTLYAAKDPRRDAGFSLFYLGINLGAFLGPLITGWLQDNVGFHWGFGAAALGMAIGLTQYSFGRKNLPPASRVVANPLPRNRYAAAAGIGLAGIAVVVLGVVTGVIQPANLAGIVIVVTLAAAIAYFIVIIGSQHITAVDRSRVFGFIPLFIVNVGFWSLYQQQFTVLTVYSDERLDRTIFGWTMPISWVNSINPVFVIILSGVFAAIWTKLGDRAPSAPTKFGLGAIIMGIAFLLFLPFSGGGENSTPLIAIVGILLVFTIAELFISPPGLSVTTKLAPERFHTQMVSLYFLSVALGTAIAGWLAQFYNPDDEVPYFTILGLIAIALGIALILSVKPVLALMKGVR, encoded by the coding sequence ATGGACGCGCAGGACGGCCGTGAGCCCGAGCAGATCCCGGTCGGGCCGCCCGACGGCGCGGCAGCCGCGGCGGCGACCGCGGGCGACGGTGCGATCGCGGCCGACAGCAGCGGGACGGATGCCGCCGCGGTGACGGCGACCGGCGGCCAGGGCGTCACCGACACCCGGTTCTTCGGCCAGCCGCGGGCGCTCGCCACGGTCTTCGGCGTCGAGATGTGGGAGCGGTTCAGCTTCTACGGCATGCAGGGCATCCTCCTCCTGTACATGTACTTCTCGGTCTCCGACGGCGGCCTCGGCATCGATCGCGAGATCGCGACGGGCATCGTGGGCGCCTACGGTGGCTCGGTTTACCTCGCCACGATCCTCGGTGCGTGGCTCGCCGACCGCATCCTCGGGTCGGAGCGGGTGCTCTTCTACAGCGCGATCGTCATCATGGCGGGGCACATCGCCCTCGCCGTGTTGCCGAACGTGTGGGGCCTCGGAGTCGGGCTCGTGCTCGTGGCCCTCGGCTCGGGCGGGCTGAAGGCCAACGCGACGGCCGTCGTCGGCACGCTGTATGCCGCGAAGGATCCGCGGCGCGACGCCGGGTTCTCGCTCTTCTACCTCGGCATCAACCTCGGCGCCTTCCTCGGCCCCCTCATCACGGGATGGCTGCAGGACAACGTCGGCTTCCACTGGGGCTTCGGCGCGGCCGCGCTCGGCATGGCGATCGGTCTCACGCAGTACTCGTTCGGGCGCAAGAACCTGCCTCCCGCGTCGCGCGTCGTCGCCAATCCCCTGCCGCGCAACCGCTACGCCGCCGCCGCGGGCATCGGGCTCGCCGGCATCGCCGTCGTCGTGCTCGGAGTGGTGACGGGGGTCATCCAGCCCGCCAACCTCGCCGGCATCGTGATCGTCGTCACGCTGGCCGCGGCGATCGCGTACTTCATCGTCATCATCGGCTCGCAGCACATCACCGCGGTCGACCGGTCACGGGTGTTCGGGTTCATCCCGCTCTTCATCGTCAACGTCGGCTTCTGGTCGCTGTACCAGCAGCAGTTCACGGTGCTCACGGTCTACTCCGACGAGCGGCTCGACCGCACGATCTTCGGCTGGACGATGCCGATCTCGTGGGTCAACTCGATCAATCCGGTGTTCGTCATCATCCTGTCCGGCGTCTTCGCCGCGATCTGGACGAAGCTCGGCGACCGGGCGCCGTCCGCCCCGACGAAGTTCGGACTCGGCGCGATCATCATGGGCATCGCGTTCCTGCTGTTCCTCCCCTTCTCGGGCGGGGGAGAGAACTCGACGCCGCTCATCGCGATCGTCGGCATCCTGCTCGTGTTCACGATCGCCGAGCTCTTCATCTCGCCGCCCGGGCTGTCGGTGACCACCAAGCTCGCCCCCGAGCGGTTCCACACCCAGATGGTGTCGCTGTACTTCCTGTCGGTCGCCCTCGGCACCGCGATCGCCGGCTGGCTCGCCCAGTTCTACAACCCCGACGACGAGGTGCCGTACTTCACCATCCTCGGCCTCATCGCGATCGCGCTCGGCATCGCGCTGATCCTCTCGGTGAAGCCCGTGCTCGCCCTCATGAAGGGCGTCCGCTAG
- a CDS encoding alpha/beta fold hydrolase, which yields MPRLAVGDVALDYDISGSSGPLVVQLHGLTSSRAQDAQLGLDLGRALRGHRVLRYDARGHGESTGDDDPRSYRWTNLARDLLALLDHVAPGEAVHAVGPSMGTGTLLHAAKRHPERFASLTLAVPPTAWTTRPLQQRVYRVNAARIEREGLAAFLASATAAVPPALADAPTTAPSVAEGLLPTVLRGAASTDFPSEKTVSRITTPSLILAWTADPAHPVTTAKRLKKLLPDARLVLARTPYGIMAWPGLFAEHVATTGDR from the coding sequence GTGCCCAGACTCGCCGTCGGTGATGTCGCCCTCGACTACGACATCTCGGGTTCGTCCGGGCCCCTCGTGGTGCAGCTGCACGGTCTCACCTCGTCTCGCGCGCAGGACGCGCAGCTCGGGCTCGACCTCGGACGCGCGCTGCGCGGTCACCGCGTGCTGCGCTACGACGCGCGCGGGCACGGCGAGTCGACCGGGGACGACGACCCCCGCTCGTACCGGTGGACCAATCTCGCTCGCGACCTGCTCGCGCTGCTCGACCACGTCGCCCCCGGGGAGGCGGTGCACGCCGTGGGGCCGTCGATGGGCACCGGCACGCTGCTGCACGCCGCCAAGCGTCACCCCGAGCGGTTCGCGAGCCTCACGCTCGCGGTGCCGCCGACCGCCTGGACGACCAGGCCGCTGCAGCAGCGCGTGTACCGGGTGAATGCCGCGCGCATCGAGCGCGAAGGCCTCGCCGCGTTCCTCGCGAGCGCCACGGCTGCCGTGCCGCCCGCGCTCGCCGACGCGCCCACGACCGCTCCGAGCGTGGCGGAGGGGCTGCTCCCGACGGTGCTGCGGGGTGCCGCGAGCACGGACTTCCCGAGCGAGAAGACGGTCTCGCGCATCACGACGCCGAGCCTCATTCTGGCGTGGACGGCCGATCCGGCGCATCCGGTCACCACGGCGAAGCGGCTGAAGAAGCTGCTTCCCGACGCCCGTCTCGTGCTCGCCCGCACCCCGTACGGGATCATGGCGTGGCCGGGGCTGTTCGCCGAGCACGTCGCCACGACCGGCGACCGCTGA
- a CDS encoding condensation domain-containing protein produces MRLTTVTQMTLPRGRIHSLVLAAHTTDGPALPISFDQRRHVEAGDRRGSWMAIAFRLPEQVARSEVSQAWAAVVERHGALQTVFDRDDDGRLRLRAADIEAHGWEEHDVADDVDPRAVLAGILDAACTPFAQPSHRVCLVKPGPVSTDADPRPMLVIASDHANVDMWSLLVLVRDLAECIDDLHDGRPAGSRLPRSVPAFSEHTAMLDARPPAPADVAARWGRVLDAGQGAMPVFPLPLGDVDRARPAVVAVDDVLDADGWHRLSSNAERLGVRPTALALSALSAATLDLAGVPLRAVFPVHSRYDPRWNDAVGWFITNSVIELPDPDPRACSDAVRDAISLGSHPLGPLLAPHGGMVEPPGMFALSWLDTRRMPLGVDGGFDVQYVSATVETDGVMVWFVINDDGLHVRWRHPDTPEAHRSLPAWIEAVTRRLQQSAHEVAEHGAGALAAG; encoded by the coding sequence ATGCGACTGACGACCGTGACCCAGATGACGCTCCCGCGCGGGCGCATCCACAGTCTCGTCCTCGCCGCGCATACGACGGACGGACCGGCGCTGCCGATCTCGTTCGACCAGCGGCGCCACGTCGAGGCCGGCGACCGCCGCGGTTCGTGGATGGCGATCGCGTTCCGCCTCCCGGAGCAGGTCGCCCGCAGCGAGGTGTCGCAGGCCTGGGCGGCCGTCGTCGAGCGGCACGGTGCGCTGCAGACGGTGTTCGACCGCGACGACGACGGCCGGCTGCGCCTGCGCGCCGCCGACATCGAGGCTCACGGGTGGGAGGAGCACGACGTCGCCGACGACGTCGACCCGCGTGCTGTGCTCGCCGGCATCCTCGACGCCGCGTGCACGCCGTTCGCGCAGCCGTCGCACCGCGTCTGCCTCGTGAAGCCGGGGCCCGTGTCGACCGATGCCGACCCCCGGCCGATGCTCGTGATCGCGTCCGACCACGCGAACGTCGACATGTGGTCGCTGCTCGTGCTCGTGCGCGACCTCGCCGAGTGCATCGACGATCTGCACGACGGGCGCCCGGCGGGTTCGCGCCTGCCCCGCTCCGTGCCGGCTTTCTCGGAGCACACCGCGATGCTCGACGCCCGCCCGCCCGCGCCCGCCGACGTCGCGGCGCGGTGGGGTCGGGTGCTCGACGCGGGGCAGGGGGCGATGCCCGTCTTCCCGCTGCCGCTCGGCGACGTCGACCGGGCGCGACCTGCGGTGGTCGCCGTGGACGACGTGCTCGACGCCGACGGCTGGCATCGGCTGTCGTCGAACGCGGAGCGCCTCGGCGTGCGGCCGACCGCGCTCGCACTCTCAGCGCTGTCAGCCGCGACGCTCGATCTCGCCGGCGTGCCGCTGCGCGCGGTCTTCCCCGTGCACAGCCGGTACGACCCGCGCTGGAACGACGCGGTGGGGTGGTTCATCACCAACTCGGTGATCGAACTGCCCGATCCCGACCCGCGCGCGTGCTCCGACGCGGTCCGCGACGCGATCAGCCTCGGGTCGCATCCGCTCGGCCCGCTGCTCGCGCCCCACGGCGGCATGGTGGAGCCGCCGGGGATGTTCGCGCTGTCATGGCTCGACACGCGGCGCATGCCGCTCGGCGTGGACGGCGGGTTCGACGTGCAGTACGTCTCGGCCACCGTCGAGACCGACGGCGTGATGGTGTGGTTCGTCATCAACGACGACGGCCTGCACGTGCGGTGGCGCCACCCCGACACCCCCGAGGCCCACCGCAGCCTTCCGGCGTGGATCGAGGCGGTGACGCGTCGTCTGCAGCAGTCCGCGCACGAGGTCGCCGAGCACGGAGCCGGTGCCCTCGCCGCCGGATAG
- a CDS encoding vWA domain-containing protein gives MATRPPRQTSSTSISTARSRARRGGALALLTALALTGCSFADDGGGDFGDGDFVDDGCTSVVVATSSEKVNMLDELADAFKESPEHDALDECATVRPINVSSGDATRFLTSGEDWPDEDTRRWPVMWSPASTVWTDRVAAAASASLVGEPESFTHTPVVFGVPETMAKALGYPGTDIGITDFEALCQDPDGWASVGKPIWGSFKISKTNPNTSTTGLSAILMQSYEASGKQADLTAADVAASAEFSRVFEECVIHYGDTTGKVLNTLYDETQNGAGGSGYVSAVALEETSLLNYNQGNPDSHTVQPGETLTPPKEKLVAVYPSGGSMWSDNPITVLGADWVTGVQAEAGAAFAAFLQTDAAQQILPEYGFRPLDASVPLGDLFTAEYGVDPAGPAVTLPKPAVDVVSAAIDQWTQIRKPSSVLEVIDISGSMDEEIGDGRSKLDGAIEGAQSTLGHFRSSDEVGVWAFTTGVSSAAGENIVVLRDVSPLASDREAVDSSLDDLRFADREGTPLYDAIAAAYDEMTARAEPGRINAIVVLSDGQDTDSTMSLDSLIARIGSTSGEGGEDSPVRIFPIAYGEGADTSALQRIAEATGGQWFDASDAAKIDLVFASVINNF, from the coding sequence ATGGCCACTCGCCCCCCGCGACAGACCTCATCGACGTCGATCAGCACCGCCCGCTCACGCGCGCGCCGGGGAGGTGCTCTGGCACTCCTCACCGCGCTCGCGCTGACGGGCTGCTCGTTCGCCGACGACGGCGGCGGCGACTTCGGCGACGGCGACTTCGTCGACGACGGCTGCACCAGCGTCGTCGTCGCGACCTCGTCGGAGAAGGTCAACATGCTCGACGAGCTCGCCGACGCCTTCAAGGAGTCTCCTGAGCATGACGCGCTCGACGAGTGCGCGACGGTGCGCCCGATCAACGTGTCGTCGGGCGACGCAACCCGCTTCCTCACCTCGGGTGAGGACTGGCCCGACGAAGACACCCGGCGCTGGCCGGTGATGTGGTCGCCCGCGTCGACGGTGTGGACGGATCGCGTCGCGGCGGCGGCATCGGCCTCGCTCGTCGGCGAGCCCGAGTCCTTCACCCATACGCCCGTGGTGTTCGGGGTGCCCGAGACGATGGCCAAGGCGCTCGGCTACCCGGGCACCGACATCGGGATCACCGACTTCGAGGCGCTCTGCCAAGACCCCGATGGGTGGGCGAGCGTCGGCAAGCCGATCTGGGGGTCGTTCAAGATCTCGAAGACCAATCCGAACACCTCGACCACCGGGCTCTCGGCGATCCTCATGCAGTCGTACGAGGCGTCGGGCAAGCAGGCCGACCTCACCGCTGCCGACGTGGCGGCATCCGCGGAGTTCTCGCGGGTGTTCGAGGAGTGCGTCATCCACTACGGAGACACCACCGGCAAGGTGCTCAACACGCTCTACGACGAGACCCAGAACGGCGCCGGCGGTTCGGGCTACGTGTCGGCGGTCGCGCTCGAGGAGACCTCGCTCCTCAACTACAACCAGGGCAACCCCGACTCGCACACGGTGCAGCCCGGCGAGACGCTCACCCCGCCGAAGGAGAAGCTCGTCGCGGTCTATCCGTCGGGCGGCTCGATGTGGTCCGACAACCCGATCACGGTGCTCGGCGCGGACTGGGTGACCGGCGTCCAGGCTGAGGCTGGCGCCGCCTTCGCGGCGTTCCTGCAGACGGATGCGGCCCAGCAGATCCTGCCCGAGTACGGCTTCCGCCCCCTCGACGCGTCGGTGCCGCTCGGTGACCTCTTCACCGCCGAGTACGGCGTCGACCCCGCCGGCCCCGCGGTCACGCTGCCCAAGCCCGCAGTCGACGTCGTGTCGGCCGCGATCGACCAGTGGACCCAGATCCGCAAGCCGTCGTCGGTGCTCGAGGTCATCGACATCTCGGGCTCGATGGACGAGGAGATCGGCGACGGCAGGTCGAAGCTCGACGGGGCCATCGAGGGCGCGCAGTCGACGCTCGGCCACTTCCGCTCCAGCGACGAGGTCGGCGTCTGGGCGTTCACCACGGGCGTCTCCTCGGCCGCGGGCGAGAACATCGTCGTGCTGCGCGACGTCTCGCCGCTCGCGAGCGATCGGGAGGCCGTCGACTCGTCGCTCGACGACCTGCGCTTCGCAGACCGCGAGGGCACGCCCCTCTACGACGCGATCGCCGCGGCCTACGACGAGATGACCGCGCGCGCCGAGCCCGGGCGCATCAATGCGATCGTGGTGCTCTCCGACGGGCAGGACACCGACTCGACCATGTCGCTCGACTCCCTCATCGCCCGCATCGGCTCGACCTCGGGCGAGGGCGGCGAGGACTCGCCGGTGCGCATCTTCCCGATCGCGTACGGCGAGGGAGCCGACACATCGGCGCTCCAGCGCATCGCCGAGGCGACCGGGGGGCAGTGGTTCGACGCCTCGGATGCCGCGAAGATCGACCTCGTGTTCGCGTCGGTCATCAACAACTTCTGA
- the menC gene encoding o-succinylbenzoate synthase, whose translation MPIARPAAAVSLEGFELRVLQLPLVSPFTTSFGTEAVREVIVARALTADGDGWGEIVTGEAPLYSSEYTQGAWDVALRFLAPALLERGRIAPEQVSAVLEPYKGHRMVKAGLELAVLDAALRAEGRSLAEYLGAVRDRVPSGVSVGIQRDPEALVDAVAGYLDDGYVRIKIKIKPGRDIDDTAAVREAFGGIPLQVDANSAYTLADVDTLAALDRFDLLLIEQPLQEDDIVDHAVLAKRLRTPVCLDESIVSAKAATDALALGSAAIINIKAGRVGGYLEALAIHDLCVGTGVPVWCGGMLETGIGRAANAALAALPGFTLPGDISASARFYTHDIVTEPAVIEDGHVRVPTGDGIGVEIDHDALDAVTVAREVVHRP comes from the coding sequence ATGCCCATCGCCAGGCCCGCTGCCGCCGTCTCGCTCGAGGGATTCGAGCTGCGGGTGCTGCAGCTGCCGCTCGTCTCGCCGTTCACGACCTCGTTCGGCACCGAGGCGGTGCGCGAGGTGATCGTCGCGCGCGCGCTCACCGCCGACGGCGACGGCTGGGGCGAGATCGTCACCGGCGAGGCGCCGCTGTACTCGAGCGAATACACGCAGGGGGCGTGGGATGTCGCGCTGCGCTTCCTCGCGCCGGCGCTCCTCGAGCGAGGACGCATCGCGCCCGAGCAGGTGTCCGCCGTGCTGGAGCCGTACAAGGGGCACCGCATGGTGAAGGCCGGGCTCGAGCTCGCGGTCCTCGATGCCGCGCTGCGGGCCGAGGGCCGGTCGCTCGCGGAGTACCTCGGCGCCGTGCGCGACCGGGTGCCGAGCGGGGTGTCGGTGGGGATCCAGCGCGACCCCGAGGCGCTCGTCGACGCGGTCGCAGGCTACCTCGACGACGGCTACGTGCGCATCAAGATCAAGATCAAACCCGGACGCGACATCGACGACACTGCCGCGGTGCGCGAGGCGTTCGGCGGCATCCCGCTTCAGGTCGACGCGAACTCCGCCTACACGCTCGCCGACGTCGACACCCTCGCCGCGCTCGACCGCTTCGACCTCCTCCTCATCGAGCAGCCGCTGCAGGAGGACGACATCGTCGACCACGCCGTGCTCGCGAAGCGGCTGCGCACCCCGGTGTGCCTCGACGAGTCGATCGTCTCGGCGAAGGCGGCGACGGATGCTCTCGCCCTGGGCTCGGCCGCGATCATCAACATCAAGGCGGGTCGGGTCGGCGGCTACCTCGAGGCGCTCGCGATCCACGACCTCTGCGTCGGCACAGGCGTGCCGGTGTGGTGCGGCGGCATGCTCGAGACGGGCATCGGCCGCGCGGCCAACGCGGCGCTCGCCGCACTCCCGGGTTTCACCCTGCCGGGCGACATCTCGGCGTCGGCTCGCTTCTACACCCACGACATCGTCACCGAGCCCGCCGTGATCGAGGACGGTCACGTACGGGTCCCGACGGGCGACGGCATCGGCGTCGAGATCGATCACGATGCCCTCGACGCCGTCACCGTCGCACGCGAGGTGGTGCACCGGCCGTGA
- a CDS encoding alpha-hydroxy-acid oxidizing protein — protein sequence MSPSTVAPDDPAAARGIGRRAQSDVYRAGISGTRPLVPVDADALERSARGALSAEAFAYIAGGAGAERTVAANRAAFGRLQVWPRVLRDVSDRDLSVDFLGVRRPAPLLLAPLGVMEMAHADADLAVARAAAALGIPYTLSNQASFPMEQVRDAAPAGARLFQLYWSASHELNASLLRRAEASGCEAIVITLDTHLLGWRTRDLDLAYVPFTRGMGIAQYTSDPVFRRLVRERTSGVRSHADAPPPVRITPKAVLAGMSIARGGAPLTGSRSLRQNLRSPLPRAAVETFLDVFSTPALTWDDLAKAREWTRLPILLKGVVHPDDAARALDAGVDGIWISNHGGRQIDQSVPTLDVLPAIAERVAGRVPIVFDSGVRQGSDAFIALALGATVVALGRPYAYGLGIAGEAGVREVVRNVLAELDITLGLSGHTTIGDVGADALRAV from the coding sequence ATGTCCCCGAGCACCGTCGCTCCCGACGACCCGGCCGCCGCGCGCGGCATCGGCCGCCGTGCCCAGTCCGACGTCTACCGCGCCGGCATCAGCGGGACGAGACCGCTCGTGCCCGTCGACGCCGACGCTCTCGAGCGTTCGGCCCGCGGGGCGCTCAGCGCCGAGGCGTTCGCCTACATCGCCGGGGGCGCGGGTGCCGAGCGCACCGTGGCGGCCAATCGCGCGGCCTTCGGCCGCCTGCAGGTGTGGCCGCGGGTGCTGCGCGACGTGTCCGATCGCGACCTCTCGGTCGACTTCCTCGGCGTCCGCCGCCCCGCTCCGCTGCTGCTCGCCCCGCTCGGCGTCATGGAGATGGCCCATGCCGACGCCGATCTGGCCGTCGCACGCGCCGCCGCCGCCCTCGGCATCCCGTACACGCTCTCCAATCAGGCGTCGTTCCCGATGGAGCAGGTGCGGGATGCCGCGCCCGCCGGCGCACGGCTGTTCCAGCTGTACTGGTCGGCGTCGCACGAGCTGAACGCCTCGCTGCTGCGCCGGGCCGAGGCATCCGGATGCGAGGCGATCGTGATCACGCTCGACACGCACCTGCTCGGCTGGCGCACGCGCGATCTCGACCTGGCGTACGTGCCGTTCACGCGCGGGATGGGGATCGCCCAGTACACGAGCGACCCGGTGTTCCGGCGGCTCGTGCGCGAGCGGACGAGCGGTGTGCGCTCACACGCCGACGCGCCGCCGCCGGTGCGCATCACGCCCAAGGCGGTGCTGGCGGGCATGTCGATCGCGCGCGGAGGCGCGCCCCTGACCGGATCCCGCAGCCTCCGGCAGAACCTGCGCTCGCCGCTGCCCCGCGCGGCGGTCGAGACGTTCCTCGACGTGTTCTCGACCCCGGCGCTCACCTGGGACGACCTCGCGAAGGCACGGGAGTGGACACGCCTGCCGATCCTGCTGAAGGGCGTCGTGCATCCCGACGACGCGGCGCGGGCCCTCGATGCCGGCGTCGACGGAATCTGGATCTCGAACCACGGCGGCCGCCAGATCGACCAGTCGGTGCCCACGCTCGACGTGCTCCCCGCGATCGCGGAGCGGGTGGCCGGTCGCGTGCCGATCGTGTTCGACTCGGGTGTGCGGCAGGGATCCGACGCGTTCATCGCGCTGGCGCTCGGCGCCACCGTCGTCGCCCTCGGACGCCCGTACGCGTACGGACTGGGGATCGCGGGCGAGGCCGGCGTGCGCGAGGTGGTGCGCAACGTGCTCGCCGAGCTCGACATCACCCTGGGGCTCTCCGGACACACGACGATCGGCGACGTCGGCGCAGACGCGCTGCGCGCCGTGTGA